From one Caldibacillus debilis DSM 16016 genomic stretch:
- a CDS encoding creatininase family protein translates to MMNRRYAYENSFGVKEKIEEVKIAILPIGAVEAHGPHLPLATDNILAERLSERLAEKVGAFVLPTLPYGQVWSLRDFPGSITVSNESLIRFLVDIGSSLYNQGFRIWAMVNAHLGNQTALKEAARILYDRHPDFKIFYFFYPGMNTVAKGIRETEAVHSTYFHACELETSIMLYLAEEFTDMEKAIRDIPQIPEEADYTPTPWQEFTKTAVLGDATLATKEKGEVIVETALERMADILRRAKDELV, encoded by the coding sequence ATGATGAACCGAAGATATGCCTATGAAAATTCCTTCGGGGTGAAAGAGAAGATCGAAGAGGTCAAGATCGCCATTCTCCCCATCGGGGCCGTCGAAGCCCACGGGCCCCATCTCCCCCTTGCCACGGACAATATTTTGGCGGAACGGCTTTCCGAACGGCTGGCGGAAAAGGTCGGCGCCTTCGTCCTGCCCACTTTGCCTTACGGGCAAGTCTGGAGTTTGCGGGATTTTCCGGGGAGCATCACCGTATCCAATGAATCGCTGATCCGTTTTCTCGTCGATATCGGGTCCAGCCTTTACAACCAGGGATTCCGCATATGGGCGATGGTCAACGCCCACCTCGGGAACCAGACGGCGTTGAAGGAAGCGGCCCGGATCCTTTACGACCGGCATCCCGATTTTAAAATCTTCTACTTTTTTTATCCGGGGATGAATACGGTGGCCAAAGGGATCCGGGAGACGGAAGCCGTCCATTCCACCTATTTCCACGCCTGCGAGCTGGAGACGTCGATCATGCTCTATCTGGCCGAAGAGTTTACCGATATGGAGAAGGCGATTCGCGATATTCCGCAAATTCCGGAGGAGGCGGATTACACCCCGACACCCTGGCAGGAATTTACGAAAACGGCCGTTTTGGGGGATGCGACGCTGGCGACAAAAGAAAAGGGGGAAGTGATCGTGGAAACCGCGCTGGAACGAATGGCCGATATATTGAGGAGAGCGAAAGATGAACTTGTTTGA
- a CDS encoding phosphotriesterase family protein yields the protein MSFIRTLHGDIDPKQLGFTYSHEHIVCRPPYWAEKGEDDLLLDDKEKSLQDVLDFAKHGGRSIVDATAVDYGRDVEAVSEIAKKAGVHVIGTAGFNKSFLWEAKLPEKLKPAVGNYGTYYEWIDRASIRQLAEFVIKEVEEGLEGTPYKAGQVKFGTGYNRITPLEEKTIRAVARAHHETKAPIHSHTEAGTMALEQIEILKSEGVDLSFVSFGHMDRNPDPYYHEQIAKTGAFLSFDGIGKIKYGPESMRIRCILELVKKGYENQILISGDTARKSYYKHYDYGLGLAYIIAKWVPRFIDEADRAGFDGERLVRLFFVENPARCFAFKK from the coding sequence TTGTCCTTCATTCGCACGCTGCACGGCGATATCGATCCGAAACAGCTGGGCTTTACCTATTCCCACGAGCATATCGTCTGCCGCCCGCCTTACTGGGCGGAAAAGGGGGAAGATGACCTCCTGTTGGATGATAAGGAAAAATCTTTGCAAGATGTGCTGGATTTTGCCAAACACGGAGGACGGTCGATCGTGGACGCCACCGCCGTCGATTACGGCAGGGACGTGGAGGCGGTGAGCGAAATCGCCAAAAAGGCCGGTGTTCACGTCATCGGAACGGCCGGATTCAACAAAAGCTTTTTATGGGAAGCGAAGCTGCCCGAGAAGCTGAAACCGGCCGTCGGGAATTACGGAACCTATTACGAATGGATCGACCGGGCCTCCATCCGTCAATTGGCCGAATTTGTCATCAAGGAAGTGGAGGAAGGTCTGGAGGGGACGCCGTATAAAGCCGGCCAGGTGAAGTTCGGCACCGGCTACAACCGGATTACCCCGCTGGAAGAAAAGACGATCCGGGCCGTGGCCAGGGCCCACCATGAAACGAAGGCCCCGATCCACTCCCATACGGAAGCGGGAACGATGGCCCTCGAACAAATCGAAATTTTAAAGAGCGAAGGGGTGGATCTGTCCTTCGTCAGCTTCGGCCATATGGACCGGAATCCCGATCCGTACTACCACGAACAAATCGCCAAAACCGGTGCGTTCCTGAGTTTCGACGGCATCGGCAAAATCAAATACGGCCCGGAAAGCATGCGGATCCGCTGCATTTTGGAACTCGTCAAAAAAGGCTATGAAAACCAGATCCTGATCAGCGGCGATACGGCGAGAAAATCCTATTACAAACATTACGATTACGGACTGGGTCTGGCGTACATCATTGCCAAATGGGTGCCCCGCTTCATCGATGAAGCGGACCGGGCCGGCTTCGACGGGGAGCGGTTAGTCCGGTTGTTTTTCGTGGAAAATCCCGCCCGCTGTTTCGCGTTTAAGAAATGA
- a CDS encoding manganese-dependent inorganic pyrophosphatase: MEKVLIFGHKNPDTDSICSAIAYAALKRELGMNAEAVRLGEVNGETQYALDYFRMDAPRLVKRVTDETKTVILVDHNERQQSADDIAEAKILEVIDHHRIANFETADPLYYRAEPVGCTATILKKLYKEHNIPIKKEIAGLLVSAIISDSLLFKSPTCTEEDVQAARELAEIAGIDLESYGMAMLKAGANVGGKSAEELISLDAKEFHMGGYHVEIAQVNTVDPNEVLAKKAELEKAIESVIERKGLDLFLFVITDILNSDSIGIALGKEQKAAGEAFAAEVENNTLFMKGVVSRKKQVVPVLTNAFEKRKKS, encoded by the coding sequence ATGGAAAAGGTTTTGATTTTCGGCCATAAAAATCCGGATACGGACTCCATTTGTTCGGCGATTGCCTATGCGGCATTGAAAAGGGAGCTCGGCATGAACGCGGAAGCGGTCCGCCTCGGCGAGGTGAACGGGGAAACCCAGTATGCCCTCGACTATTTCCGCATGGACGCGCCCCGGCTTGTGAAGAGAGTAACCGACGAAACGAAAACGGTCATTTTGGTGGACCATAATGAACGCCAGCAAAGCGCGGACGACATCGCGGAAGCGAAGATTTTGGAAGTGATCGACCATCACCGGATCGCCAACTTTGAAACGGCCGATCCCCTTTATTACCGGGCGGAACCTGTCGGCTGCACGGCCACGATCCTGAAAAAATTGTACAAGGAACATAACATCCCGATCAAAAAGGAGATTGCCGGGCTTTTGGTGTCCGCCATCATCTCCGATTCCCTCCTGTTCAAATCTCCCACCTGCACGGAGGAGGATGTTCAAGCCGCCCGGGAATTGGCGGAAATCGCGGGGATCGATTTGGAAAGTTACGGCATGGCCATGCTGAAGGCCGGCGCCAACGTCGGCGGCAAGTCGGCCGAGGAACTCATTTCCTTGGATGCGAAGGAATTCCACATGGGCGGTTATCATGTGGAAATCGCCCAGGTGAATACGGTCGATCCGAATGAGGTGCTCGCCAAAAAGGCGGAGCTCGAAAAAGCGATCGAATCGGTCATCGAGCGGAAGGGGCTGGATTTGTTCCTCTTCGTCATCACCGACATTTTGAACAGCGATTCGATCGGCATCGCCCTCGGCAAGGAACAGAAGGCGGCCGGGGAAGCCTTCGCCGCCGAGGTGGAAAACAACACCCTCTTCATGAAAGGCGTCGTATCGAGGAAGAAGCAAGTCGTGCCGGTTTTGACGAATGCCTTTGAAAAAAGAAAGAAATCATAA
- a CDS encoding KDGP aldolase — protein sequence MNLFELERFEERLLVNVLAEDEKNAAAVLEAGDGYVVPGIAAADFPEIDGAVGRVLSLKKAAPAVSVGLGGGGSFREWERVLKIAERARPEHINQPFEKAPFVQGYLAAEGIHPVINALVSPAGEIGKVRLATGMEMEAERFLDLAAALGIVSVKVMPVNGLAHLEELVFIAEAAAKRGIRGIEPAGGIKSEHLPVLYQALKKTKIELIMPHIFGDVLAGKGRSDPAKVENLFRLLKRR from the coding sequence ATGAACTTGTTTGAGCTGGAAAGATTTGAAGAACGGCTGTTGGTGAACGTCCTGGCGGAAGACGAAAAGAACGCGGCGGCCGTGTTGGAAGCCGGGGATGGGTATGTCGTTCCCGGGATCGCCGCGGCCGATTTTCCGGAAATCGACGGGGCCGTCGGGCGGGTGCTTTCCTTGAAGAAGGCTGCTCCCGCCGTCAGCGTCGGCCTCGGGGGCGGCGGAAGCTTCCGCGAGTGGGAGCGGGTTTTGAAAATCGCCGAGCGGGCCCGCCCGGAACATATTAACCAGCCCTTTGAAAAAGCGCCCTTCGTTCAAGGCTATTTGGCGGCCGAAGGGATACATCCGGTCATCAACGCCCTCGTTTCCCCGGCGGGCGAAATCGGCAAAGTCCGCCTGGCGACAGGGATGGAAATGGAAGCGGAGCGGTTTTTGGATCTGGCGGCCGCCTTGGGGATCGTTTCCGTCAAAGTGATGCCGGTGAACGGGCTGGCTCATCTGGAGGAACTTGTCTTCATCGCAGAAGCGGCGGCAAAGCGGGGCATCAGGGGGATCGAGCCGGCGGGCGGAATTAAATCCGAACATTTGCCCGTTTTGTATCAGGCGCTGAAAAAGACGAAAATCGAATTGATCATGCCCCATATTTTCGGCGATGTTCTCGCCGGAAAAGGAAGGTCGGATCCGGCGAAGGTCGAAAACCTGTTCCGTCTGTTGAAAAGGAGGTAA
- the pepT gene encoding peptidase T, translating into MKEELIRRFTSYVQIDTQSNEDSATCPSTPGQLVLLNKLVDELKEIGMEEVTIDENGYVFATLPANTDKDVPTIGFLAHVDTAPDFTGKNVKPQIIENYDGKDILLNREENIVLSPKEFPSLNLYVGHTLITTDGTTLLGADDKAGVAEIMTAMNYLLRHPEIKHGKVRVAFTPDEEIGRGPHKFDVKKFNAKYAYTMDGGRIGELQYESFNAASAKITIKGNNIHPGTAKGKMVNSMKIAMELHRMLPEKQAPEYTDGYEGFYHLLSFQGNVEKTELYYIIRDFDRQEFENKKKTLSSIVERLRETYGRDNILLDMKDQYYNMREKIEPVKEIVDIAQQAMKNLGIEPIISPIRGGTDGSQLSYMGLPTPNIFTGGENFHGKYEYISVDNMIKATNVIIEIIKLFEQRA; encoded by the coding sequence ATGAAAGAAGAATTGATCCGTCGTTTCACATCCTATGTCCAAATCGACACCCAATCCAACGAGGACAGCGCCACCTGCCCTTCCACACCCGGCCAGCTGGTGCTGTTGAACAAACTTGTCGATGAATTAAAAGAAATCGGCATGGAAGAAGTAACGATCGATGAAAACGGATATGTGTTCGCCACCTTGCCGGCCAACACGGATAAGGACGTGCCGACGATCGGTTTTTTGGCCCATGTGGACACGGCCCCCGATTTCACCGGAAAAAACGTGAAACCGCAGATCATCGAAAATTACGACGGCAAGGACATCCTTTTGAACCGGGAAGAAAATATCGTCCTTTCGCCGAAAGAATTCCCTTCCCTAAATCTTTATGTCGGCCACACGTTAATTACGACGGACGGGACGACTTTGCTCGGCGCCGATGATAAGGCCGGCGTCGCGGAGATCATGACGGCGATGAACTACCTGCTGCGGCATCCGGAAATCAAGCACGGGAAAGTCCGGGTCGCTTTCACCCCCGATGAAGAAATCGGCAGGGGGCCGCACAAATTTGACGTGAAAAAATTCAACGCCAAATACGCCTATACGATGGACGGCGGCCGCATCGGCGAATTGCAGTACGAAAGCTTCAACGCGGCCAGCGCCAAAATCACGATCAAAGGAAACAACATCCACCCTGGCACGGCGAAGGGAAAGATGGTCAACTCCATGAAGATCGCCATGGAATTGCACCGCATGCTTCCGGAAAAACAGGCGCCGGAATATACGGATGGATATGAAGGATTCTACCATCTGCTTTCCTTCCAAGGGAATGTGGAAAAGACCGAACTGTACTATATCATTCGCGACTTCGACCGGCAGGAATTTGAAAACAAAAAGAAGACCTTGTCTTCCATCGTGGAAAGATTGCGGGAAACATACGGCCGGGACAACATCCTTTTGGACATGAAAGACCAATATTACAACATGCGGGAAAAAATCGAACCGGTCAAAGAAATCGTCGACATCGCGCAACAGGCGATGAAAAATCTGGGGATCGAACCGATCATTTCCCCGATCCGCGGCGGTACGGACGGCTCGCAGTTGTCCTACATGGGCCTGCCGACGCCGAACATCTTTACCGGCGGCGAAAACTTCCACGGCAAGTACGAATACATTTCCGTCGACAACATGATCAAAGCGACGAACGTCATCATCGAAATCATCAAGCTGTTTGAACAACGCGCTTGA
- a CDS encoding SIS domain-containing protein, which produces MIDQYYAKVQERLELILKNEREKMEEAAAKVADSIEKGGIVHLFGCGHSHILTEEVFYRAGGLVPVNPVLHEPLMLHEGAVLSSRLERKNDYAKNFMKDVDIRPEDVFFVLSTSGRNPVPIDAAYLAKEKGAYVIAVTSKAYSDSQPSRHVSGKRLYEAADLVIDNHSVIGDAVLTHEKVAVPFTPTSTLTGVFILNAVFAGAIARMAEDGFDVPVFLSGNLEGADQHNNALIEKYKDRIPLLTKGL; this is translated from the coding sequence ATGATCGATCAATATTATGCAAAGGTTCAGGAAAGGCTGGAACTCATTTTAAAAAATGAACGGGAAAAGATGGAAGAAGCGGCGGCGAAGGTGGCCGATTCGATCGAAAAAGGGGGAATCGTCCATCTGTTCGGCTGCGGCCATTCCCATATTTTAACCGAAGAAGTGTTTTACCGCGCCGGCGGGCTTGTTCCCGTGAACCCGGTGCTCCACGAGCCGCTCATGCTGCACGAGGGGGCCGTCCTGTCATCCCGGCTGGAAAGAAAAAATGACTACGCGAAAAATTTCATGAAGGACGTGGATATCCGGCCGGAGGACGTGTTCTTTGTCCTTTCCACCTCGGGAAGGAATCCGGTGCCCATCGACGCGGCTTACCTCGCAAAAGAAAAGGGCGCCTATGTGATTGCCGTGACTTCCAAAGCCTATTCCGACAGCCAGCCGTCGCGGCACGTGAGCGGAAAAAGGCTGTATGAAGCGGCCGATCTGGTGATCGACAACCATTCCGTCATCGGCGATGCGGTATTGACCCATGAAAAGGTGGCCGTGCCCTTCACTCCGACTTCGACCCTCACCGGCGTTTTTATCCTGAACGCCGTCTTTGCGGGGGCGATCGCCCGCATGGCCGAGGACGGGTTCGATGTCCCGGTCTTCTTGAGCGGGAACCTGGAAGGGGCGGACCAACACAACAACGCCCTCATCGAAAAGTACAAGGACAGGATTCCTTTATTGACGAAAGGTTTATAG
- the zupT gene encoding zinc transporter ZupT encodes MPDNVLAAFGLTLFAGLSTGIGSVLAFFTKTTNTKFLSFSLGFSAGVMIYVSMIEIFFKAQESLVEAVGTVEGSWLTVLGFFGGMVLIALIDRFIPTQRNPHEIKKVEEMDAGPAQNAELLKMGLFAALAIGIHNFPEGIATFASSLQDPRLGIMIAVAVAIHNIPEGIAVSVPVYYSTGDRKKAFKLSFFSGLAEPVGALCAYLIFMPFLNGIFFGILFAAVAGIMVFISLDELLPAAKKYDEAHISIYGLMGGMAVMAVSLLLFI; translated from the coding sequence ATGCCGGATAATGTATTGGCCGCTTTCGGACTGACTCTGTTTGCCGGATTGTCCACCGGGATCGGAAGCGTGCTCGCTTTTTTTACGAAAACGACGAACACGAAGTTTTTATCGTTTTCCCTCGGTTTTTCCGCCGGTGTGATGATTTACGTCTCGATGATCGAGATCTTTTTTAAGGCGCAGGAGTCTTTGGTGGAAGCCGTCGGGACGGTGGAAGGCAGCTGGCTTACGGTTTTGGGCTTTTTCGGGGGAATGGTTTTGATCGCGCTGATCGACCGGTTTATTCCGACCCAGCGGAATCCCCATGAGATTAAAAAGGTGGAAGAAATGGATGCCGGTCCCGCCCAAAATGCCGAACTTCTGAAAATGGGGCTTTTCGCCGCCCTCGCCATCGGGATTCACAATTTTCCGGAAGGCATCGCCACCTTCGCCTCTTCTTTGCAGGATCCCAGGCTGGGAATCATGATTGCCGTTGCCGTGGCGATCCATAATATTCCCGAGGGAATTGCCGTCTCCGTTCCCGTTTATTACTCCACGGGCGACCGGAAAAAGGCGTTTAAGCTCTCCTTTTTTTCCGGTTTGGCGGAACCTGTGGGCGCCCTATGCGCTTACCTGATTTTCATGCCCTTTTTGAACGGGATATTTTTCGGCATTCTCTTTGCCGCCGTCGCGGGGATCATGGTATTCATTTCCCTCGACGAACTGCTGCCGGCGGCGAAAAAATACGATGAGGCCCATATATCGATTTATGGATTGATGGGCGGGATGGCGGTCATGGCCGTCAGTCTGCTCCTGTTTATATAA
- the uraA gene encoding uracil permease, giving the protein MEREIQVHERLPFWKSLPLSLQHLFAMFGSTVLVPILFQVDPATILLMNGIGTLLYIFITKGKIPAYLGSSFAFISPVFVVLGNYSGGEGYSYALGGFLAVGVVLVLISLIIKIAGTAWLDVIFPPAAMGAIVAVIGLELVPVAAQMAGLIKPGDAPAGWTPDFETVAVSLLTLGITIVCWVTLRGFLKIIPILIGIVSGYVIAAAFGMVDLSSVKEAPWFSLPEFYRMKFHWSDILVILPAALVLIPEHIGHLLVTGNIVKKDLAKDPGLDRSLLGNGLSTILSSFVGSTPNTTYGENIGVLAITRVYSTWVIGGAAVIAIFLSFFGKLAALISSIPQPVMGGISLLLFGIIGVSGIRMLVESKVDYSRSQNLILTCIVLAIGISGATIHIGSVALKGMGLATIIAILISLFFRLLEKFRLSNE; this is encoded by the coding sequence GTGGAAAGAGAAATTCAAGTTCACGAACGCCTTCCATTCTGGAAAAGCCTTCCTTTAAGTTTGCAGCACCTGTTTGCCATGTTCGGTTCGACGGTGCTGGTTCCCATCCTCTTTCAGGTGGATCCGGCGACGATTTTGCTGATGAACGGAATCGGCACGCTGCTCTACATCTTCATCACGAAAGGAAAGATCCCCGCCTATCTCGGATCGAGCTTCGCCTTTATTTCCCCCGTGTTCGTCGTGCTGGGGAACTACAGCGGCGGGGAGGGATACAGCTACGCGTTGGGCGGGTTTTTGGCCGTCGGCGTCGTCCTCGTCCTGATCTCGTTGATTATCAAAATCGCAGGCACCGCCTGGCTGGATGTGATTTTTCCCCCGGCCGCCATGGGGGCGATCGTCGCGGTTATCGGCCTCGAGCTTGTGCCGGTGGCCGCCCAAATGGCCGGATTAATCAAACCGGGTGATGCCCCGGCCGGCTGGACCCCGGATTTCGAGACGGTGGCCGTATCCTTGCTGACCCTCGGCATCACGATCGTATGCTGGGTCACATTGCGCGGGTTTCTTAAGATCATCCCCATACTGATCGGAATCGTCAGCGGGTATGTGATCGCGGCGGCATTCGGAATGGTCGACCTGTCCAGCGTCAAGGAAGCGCCTTGGTTTTCCCTGCCGGAATTTTACCGGATGAAATTCCATTGGTCCGACATCCTGGTCATCCTGCCGGCGGCCCTCGTTCTCATCCCTGAACACATCGGCCACCTGCTGGTCACAGGGAATATCGTCAAGAAGGATCTGGCGAAGGATCCCGGCCTGGACCGCTCCCTCTTGGGGAACGGATTGTCCACGATCCTGTCCAGCTTTGTCGGCTCGACGCCGAACACGACATACGGGGAAAATATCGGGGTGCTGGCGATCACCCGCGTGTATTCCACCTGGGTGATCGGCGGCGCGGCGGTCATCGCCATCTTCCTGTCCTTCTTCGGAAAACTCGCCGCTTTGATCTCGAGCATTCCCCAGCCGGTGATGGGCGGCATATCCTTGCTCCTCTTCGGCATCATCGGCGTGAGCGGGATCCGGATGCTCGTCGAATCGAAGGTGGACTACAGCCGCTCGCAAAATTTAATTTTAACTTGCATCGTCCTGGCCATCGGGATCAGCGGCGCGACGATCCATATCGGCTCGGTGGCATTGAAGGGGATGGGTCTGGCGACGATCATCGCCATTTTGATCAGCCTGTTTTTCCGGCTGCTGGAGAAGTTCCGGTTATCCAATGAATGA
- a CDS encoding ABC transporter ATP-binding protein, translating into MLDNISFTCRDGITALLGNNGAGKTTLMNILTGLNKPSHGRVMLNGIDLLKTKPYPIDQVGYLPQNFDMYGNVTGYDLLSYVFDLKKIKKNKKETIDEVVERFHLTSVINKRIGKYSGGYKRRLGIAQAVIGKPTLLIIDEPTAGLDPEERAQFRKYLSEISKDSITLISTHIIEDVELYSQQIVILKDHSIAFNGSVAEMIAESITNIRTLETDFATLMDLRKKVTIIEEKRLGTDRYRIRFIKDKQDVAGSYQEKEISLENAYIYFQNR; encoded by the coding sequence GTGCTGGATAATATTTCGTTTACCTGTCGGGACGGGATCACCGCCCTATTGGGAAATAACGGAGCGGGAAAAACCACATTAATGAATATTTTAACGGGATTGAATAAACCTTCGCACGGAAGAGTCATGTTGAACGGCATCGATTTATTAAAAACAAAGCCTTACCCCATCGATCAGGTCGGCTATTTGCCGCAAAACTTCGATATGTATGGCAATGTTACCGGATATGATCTTCTGTCCTATGTTTTTGATTTAAAAAAAATAAAAAAGAACAAAAAAGAAACGATCGATGAAGTCGTCGAACGATTCCACTTGACGTCCGTCATCAACAAAAGAATCGGAAAGTATTCGGGAGGCTATAAAAGAAGATTGGGCATCGCCCAGGCTGTCATCGGGAAACCGACCTTACTGATCATCGACGAACCAACAGCCGGCCTGGATCCGGAGGAGAGGGCGCAATTTAGGAAGTATCTGTCCGAGATCAGCAAAGATTCCATTACACTGATATCTACCCACATCATTGAAGATGTCGAATTGTACAGCCAACAGATCGTCATATTAAAAGATCATTCCATTGCCTTTAACGGCTCAGTCGCAGAAATGATCGCCGAAAGTATCACGAATATACGAACGCTTGAAACGGATTTCGCGACATTGATGGACTTGCGGAAAAAGGTGACCATCATTGAAGAGAAACGGCTGGGCACCGATCGTTACAGGATCCGGTTTATCAAGGATAAACAGGACGTCGCCGGCAGTTATCAAGAAAAGGAGATTTCGTTGGAAAATGCGTACATCTATTTTCAAAACCGATAA
- a CDS encoding M1 aminopeptidase family protein has product MNGFPTFYIKAMIKNPIFFIYLSFVLFFVYFIKDSLQITIFRFVTLFFHGYICSNLFLLISAAWVISKQYETFVFLERDVLKKQWKLLFSAFIISSVVALLPMAAMVTFKNPLTDGAFLWKGLVHFFILWTISNMLAATIGTTIGILVRHRASILLSLLLYGFFLWKSMNMSFTYQEKLLNIFDDHMQAMTNTMSGTIFNLNYFLDKLFLILLMLFLLLITYSVYRKEKTAYILLAVLALLAMEGVAISGEKNVQKIQKYPAAEFAHVPYAVQTYKMDLALTNRLENTAELEMSFSAAGDNIKLLLDDCFTIDSVKVNDSLVKFTHKNNVLTISATYRPNETKKVVVSYGGDVQIEDELGVPIYYVTSDAVNLPGWLFAWYPTVPEPKPSYYDVHLDASTKIYSNLGIFTGETEREGETSSLSLFAGQYQTLKENGLTYILPINYNLENFQSRLDLLIQEKTKEKHRTLTTSDIQFLQDRAYKTVIVGSWPYNAKDGDIQLVGNTLFFNYME; this is encoded by the coding sequence ATGAACGGATTTCCCACATTCTATATTAAAGCCATGATAAAAAACCCTATCTTTTTTATTTATCTTTCATTTGTTTTATTTTTCGTATATTTTATAAAAGATTCTTTGCAAATTACCATTTTTCGGTTCGTTACGCTCTTTTTTCATGGTTACATTTGTTCCAATTTATTTCTTTTGATTTCCGCGGCGTGGGTGATTTCCAAGCAGTATGAAACGTTTGTTTTCTTAGAACGAGATGTGTTGAAAAAACAATGGAAGTTGCTTTTTTCTGCTTTCATTATCAGTTCTGTCGTCGCCCTGTTGCCGATGGCAGCCATGGTCACTTTTAAAAACCCGCTGACGGATGGGGCTTTTCTATGGAAAGGCCTGGTCCATTTCTTCATATTATGGACAATCTCGAACATGCTGGCGGCCACGATCGGGACGACCATTGGAATTTTAGTGCGACACAGGGCATCCATCTTACTTTCTTTACTTTTATATGGTTTCTTTTTGTGGAAATCGATGAATATGTCCTTTACCTATCAGGAGAAACTCCTAAATATTTTCGACGATCATATGCAAGCCATGACCAATACAATGTCCGGCACGATCTTTAACCTGAATTATTTTTTGGACAAATTGTTCTTGATTTTATTGATGTTATTCTTGTTATTGATCACTTATAGCGTTTATCGTAAGGAAAAAACGGCATATATCCTGTTGGCGGTTCTGGCCCTGCTGGCCATGGAGGGGGTCGCCATTTCCGGTGAAAAAAACGTGCAAAAAATCCAGAAGTATCCCGCTGCGGAGTTCGCACATGTCCCTTATGCCGTTCAAACCTATAAAATGGACCTGGCTTTGACGAATAGGTTGGAAAATACGGCGGAGTTAGAAATGTCTTTTTCTGCCGCCGGCGACAATATCAAGTTGCTGCTGGACGATTGTTTCACAATCGATTCGGTGAAAGTGAACGATTCCCTCGTAAAGTTTACCCATAAAAATAATGTTTTGACCATATCTGCTACATATCGGCCAAACGAGACGAAAAAGGTCGTCGTTTCCTATGGGGGCGATGTCCAAATCGAAGACGAATTGGGTGTGCCGATTTATTATGTGACGAGCGATGCCGTCAATCTCCCCGGATGGCTCTTTGCGTGGTATCCCACCGTGCCCGAACCAAAACCTTCCTATTATGATGTTCACTTGGACGCTTCAACAAAGATTTATTCCAATTTGGGAATATTCACCGGCGAAACCGAGCGGGAAGGGGAAACGTCGAGTTTAAGCCTGTTTGCCGGACAATATCAAACGCTGAAGGAGAATGGGCTGACTTACATTCTTCCAATAAATTACAATTTGGAAAATTTTCAATCAAGACTTGATCTTCTTATACAAGAAAAGACAAAAGAAAAACATCGGACATTAACAACATCGGATATTCAATTCTTACAGGACAGGGCATACAAAACGGTGATCGTCGGAAGTTGGCCCTATAATGCAAAAGACGGAGATATTCAGTTGGTCGGAAATACGCTCTTCTTCAACTATATGGAGTAA
- a CDS encoding VOC family protein, which produces MAIDPRVHLGPVCLKVKDFGVSIPFYEKIIGLRTIRREGNTAVLSADGKDPLLYLEELKNGEKKPPRTTGLYHFALLLPGRNHLGAALAHLLAAGYPLTGASDHLFSEAIYLSDPDGNGIEIYADRPRDTWQRDEEGYILSATLPLDVKSVLSAGKGTPWTGMPEGTKMGHIHLHVADLEAAEHFYAGILGFEIQFSPQMKAMFQGQFVSAGGYHHHIGFNLWMGKGAKQPPENSFGLKHYTIRYPDADSCHHALRALAGEGIEAEPVPGGHLVRDPSGIPILLTHA; this is translated from the coding sequence ATGGCGATTGATCCGCGCGTGCATTTAGGTCCCGTTTGTCTGAAAGTCAAAGATTTCGGCGTCTCCATCCCCTTTTATGAAAAAATCATCGGATTGCGGACGATCCGGCGGGAAGGGAACACCGCCGTCCTTTCCGCCGACGGGAAAGACCCGCTGCTCTATTTGGAGGAATTGAAAAACGGCGAGAAAAAACCGCCGCGCACGACCGGTCTTTACCATTTCGCCCTCCTCTTGCCCGGGAGGAATCATTTGGGCGCCGCCCTGGCCCATCTGCTGGCCGCCGGATATCCGCTGACCGGGGCCTCCGACCATCTTTTCAGCGAGGCGATTTATTTGTCGGATCCGGACGGGAACGGGATTGAAATCTATGCCGACCGCCCCCGCGATACGTGGCAGCGGGATGAAGAAGGCTATATTCTGTCGGCGACTTTGCCCTTGGATGTGAAAAGCGTTTTGTCGGCAGGAAAGGGCACCCCGTGGACAGGGATGCCCGAAGGGACGAAGATGGGCCATATCCACCTGCATGTCGCCGATCTGGAAGCGGCGGAACATTTTTATGCCGGGATTTTAGGGTTTGAAATCCAATTTTCGCCGCAAATGAAGGCCATGTTTCAAGGACAGTTCGTTTCCGCGGGAGGGTATCATCATCACATCGGTTTTAACCTTTGGATGGGGAAGGGCGCCAAGCAGCCTCCCGAAAACAGTTTCGGCCTGAAACATTACACGATCCGATATCCGGATGCCGATTCATGTCATCATGCCCTCCGCGCCTTGGCCGGCGAAGGGATCGAGGCCGAACCGGTTCCCGGCGGCCATCTCGTCCGTGATCCGTCCGGCATCCCCATCCTCCTCACCCATGCCTGA